A window of the Jeotgalibacillus aurantiacus genome harbors these coding sequences:
- a CDS encoding NAD-dependent succinate-semialdehyde dehydrogenase → MDTYSHIINGQKTGQELDTIDVVNPATGETIATVPQGGKEEAEHAVDAAHEAYKSWSKKSAYERSELLMKWAHLIDENTDDLARTMTIEQGKPLKEAAGEISYANGFIKWFAEEGKRIYGETIPSSKDGKRLFVHKQPVGVAAVITPWNFPAAMITRKVGPALAAGCTCVIKPAGMTPITAIRLVELAKEAGIPDGVLNVVTGKSSDISEAWLADERVRKLTFTGSTEVGKSLMKGAADTMKKISLELGGHAPAIVMDDADLEKAVDGVVATKFRNAGQTCVCANRIYVHEKIADEFTKRFTEKVEALTLGDGLEEGVDLGPLINEDAVEKVDEHIQDAVSKGAVIETGGERRDGLFYKQTVLSGVTDDMLCMKEETFGPVAPITVFKTEEEAIERANDSIYGLAAYVFTENLSTGIRISEALEYGIVGLNDGLPSAPEAPFGGFKQSGLGREGGHQGIEEYLETKYISVGL, encoded by the coding sequence ATGGATACATATTCACACATCATCAACGGTCAGAAAACAGGCCAGGAGCTCGACACGATTGACGTCGTAAATCCGGCTACCGGTGAAACAATCGCGACAGTTCCTCAGGGTGGTAAAGAAGAAGCGGAACATGCAGTCGATGCTGCACACGAAGCCTACAAAAGCTGGTCAAAAAAATCCGCCTACGAACGCAGCGAATTGTTAATGAAATGGGCCCATCTCATTGATGAGAACACTGATGATCTCGCACGCACGATGACGATTGAGCAGGGTAAACCGCTAAAGGAAGCAGCTGGTGAAATCAGTTATGCGAACGGATTTATTAAATGGTTTGCCGAAGAAGGCAAGCGTATTTATGGAGAAACGATTCCTTCTTCAAAAGATGGCAAGCGATTGTTCGTTCATAAACAGCCGGTTGGTGTAGCAGCAGTAATTACGCCGTGGAATTTCCCGGCAGCCATGATCACCCGTAAAGTCGGACCTGCCCTTGCTGCGGGATGTACTTGTGTCATTAAACCAGCCGGGATGACGCCAATTACAGCAATTAGACTTGTTGAGTTAGCAAAAGAAGCCGGTATTCCGGATGGTGTACTCAATGTTGTAACAGGTAAATCCTCTGATATCAGTGAAGCCTGGCTAGCTGATGAGCGCGTCCGCAAACTCACATTTACTGGATCCACCGAGGTCGGAAAATCACTGATGAAAGGCGCAGCGGATACGATGAAAAAGATTTCGCTTGAGCTCGGCGGCCATGCCCCGGCGATTGTGATGGATGATGCTGATCTTGAAAAAGCGGTAGATGGTGTCGTTGCAACAAAGTTCCGGAACGCCGGCCAGACCTGTGTGTGCGCGAACCGCATTTACGTACACGAAAAAATTGCAGATGAGTTCACAAAACGCTTTACTGAAAAGGTCGAAGCTTTAACGCTTGGTGACGGGCTTGAAGAAGGTGTTGATCTTGGTCCTCTTATTAACGAAGACGCTGTTGAAAAAGTGGATGAGCATATTCAGGACGCTGTCTCTAAAGGCGCTGTCATAGAAACAGGAGGAGAACGCCGCGACGGGCTGTTTTATAAACAGACTGTTTTATCCGGCGTAACAGATGACATGCTTTGCATGAAAGAAGAAACGTTTGGACCTGTGGCGCCTATTACGGTGTTTAAAACGGAAGAAGAAGCGATTGAGCGTGCAAATGATTCCATTTACGGTCTGGCTGCTTATGTGTTCACAGAAAACCTTTCGACCGGCATCCGGATTTCAGAAGCACTTGAATACGGGATTGTCGGCTTAAACGATGGACTCCCTTCCGCACCTGAAGCGCCATTTGGCGGATTCAAGCAAAGCGGACTCGGTCGTGAGGGCGGTCATCAGGGTATTGAAGAGTATCTTGAAACGAAGTATATTTCGGTTGGATTATAA
- a CDS encoding MOSC domain-containing protein, whose translation METYKVKSINVARVETLTFGSKTFESALLKSPITEEMVVTKTGLASDEQTPEHHGGTEKALCLYPYDHHDFWRDWMSMKEGESMFGENLTTEGLLERDTFIGDQFQFGEAVIQVTEPRQPCFKIAAKYDKPELIVRMRDSGYTGFYFRVLKEGTVKPGDDLKLIQRDPAGVTVQHVNELLFAKKPTKEQYERVLSAQALSKTLRPKLEKKLSALH comes from the coding sequence GTGGAAACGTATAAAGTTAAATCAATTAATGTAGCTCGTGTGGAAACCTTAACGTTTGGCAGTAAAACTTTTGAAAGTGCATTGTTAAAAAGCCCGATAACAGAGGAAATGGTTGTAACCAAAACCGGCCTGGCTTCTGATGAACAGACGCCTGAGCATCACGGTGGAACGGAAAAAGCACTTTGTCTTTATCCGTATGATCATCATGACTTTTGGCGTGACTGGATGAGTATGAAAGAAGGGGAGTCGATGTTCGGTGAGAACCTGACAACAGAAGGTCTTCTTGAGCGTGACACCTTTATCGGTGATCAGTTTCAATTTGGTGAAGCGGTCATTCAGGTAACGGAGCCGCGACAGCCTTGCTTTAAAATTGCCGCTAAATACGATAAGCCGGAGCTGATTGTCCGAATGCGCGATTCAGGCTATACAGGATTTTATTTCCGTGTATTAAAAGAAGGTACGGTAAAGCCGGGTGATGACCTGAAGCTGATTCAGCGTGATCCGGCAGGTGTAACGGTTCAGCATGTAAATGAGCTTTTATTTGCAAAAAAGCCGACAAAAGAACAATATGAGAGGGTTCTGAGCGCACAAGCTTTATCCAAAACGCTCCGTCCTAAACTCGAGAAAAAGCTTTCAGCATTACATTAA
- a CDS encoding DMT family transporter codes for MTQSNAYVWLVSIMVAWGLNVVALKVLVEAFSPVAMTSLRIFTAGLAVMAVLAIQKKLAIPSAKQLGIIVLIGLFNIVGHHYFLSVGLKGTTAVNTGLILGLIPILTAIAALIFLKASLTPLKIMGILIGFGGVALVMMAGSTGEFSIAAGDWFILLAAVTQAISFVLIKKMTVDLNVIVLTGWMMITGSIILGIISLLTEPSGYASLLTGEGYHYAVFFASAFIATGIGHMIYNNAIRLIGPSEAAVFTNLNLLFSITGAAILLNEPVFVGQIVGFLLIVAGVLSGSGAVDHWIRSRQLKRGV; via the coding sequence ATGACGCAATCCAATGCGTATGTTTGGCTCGTTTCAATTATGGTGGCATGGGGACTGAATGTGGTGGCATTAAAAGTGCTGGTCGAGGCATTTTCCCCGGTTGCCATGACTTCATTAAGAATTTTCACGGCAGGACTTGCCGTTATGGCAGTGCTCGCGATTCAGAAAAAGCTGGCAATCCCTTCGGCGAAGCAGCTTGGTATCATCGTGCTGATTGGATTGTTCAATATTGTGGGACATCATTATTTTTTATCAGTGGGACTTAAAGGAACGACTGCGGTGAATACCGGATTGATTCTTGGTCTGATTCCGATTCTGACCGCCATTGCGGCACTGATTTTCTTAAAAGCCTCGTTGACGCCGCTGAAAATAATGGGGATTCTGATCGGCTTTGGCGGTGTGGCACTCGTCATGATGGCGGGCAGTACCGGTGAATTCAGTATTGCTGCTGGAGACTGGTTCATTTTGCTCGCAGCCGTCACGCAGGCCATCAGCTTTGTACTGATTAAAAAAATGACGGTCGATCTGAACGTGATTGTATTAACGGGCTGGATGATGATCACCGGTTCTATTATTCTCGGGATTATCAGTCTGTTAACAGAGCCGTCTGGTTACGCGTCACTGCTGACCGGTGAAGGCTATCATTATGCCGTATTTTTTGCTTCAGCCTTTATCGCTACAGGGATTGGTCACATGATTTACAATAATGCGATTCGCCTGATTGGTCCGAGTGAAGCAGCGGTATTCACAAACCTCAATCTGCTGTTTTCGATTACCGGAGCTGCGATTTTACTGAATGAACCAGTGTTCGTAGGACAAATCGTCGGATTTTTGTTAATTGTAGCAGGTGTACTAAGCGGCAGTGGAGCGGTTGATCACTGGATTCGAAGCCGGCAGTTAAAAAGGGGAGTGTAG
- a CDS encoding alpha/beta hydrolase, translating into MALITCRFYSDVLGMTTTMTVILPQKTHNQIGMKSDAKESERHPVLYLLHGLSDDDSIWTRRTSIERYVSEMGIAVVMPQVQRSFYTDMHYGMKYWTFISEELPTIARSLFPLSAKREENFVAGLSMGGYGAFKLALRKPEQFAAAASLSGVLDINAYKDRAASFVMNDYQLIFGDIGPRNTEDDLFYLLEQSDVNQLPALYQCCGTDDLLFKGNQTFAALLQEKNAALDYEENEGESHTWAYWDKKIQDVLKWLPLKH; encoded by the coding sequence GTGGCATTGATTACTTGCCGTTTTTATTCAGATGTACTCGGAATGACGACAACAATGACCGTCATTTTACCACAAAAAACACACAATCAGATTGGCATGAAGTCTGATGCCAAAGAGAGCGAACGGCATCCTGTATTGTACTTACTGCACGGTCTTTCAGATGATGACTCGATCTGGACGCGGAGAACCTCTATTGAACGGTATGTTTCTGAAATGGGGATAGCGGTTGTCATGCCGCAGGTTCAGCGCAGCTTTTATACGGATATGCATTATGGTATGAAGTACTGGACCTTTATCAGTGAAGAGCTGCCGACTATTGCACGGTCATTATTTCCACTGTCAGCGAAACGGGAGGAAAACTTCGTGGCCGGATTATCCATGGGTGGATACGGGGCTTTTAAGCTGGCCCTTAGAAAACCGGAGCAATTCGCAGCTGCAGCCAGTTTATCCGGGGTGCTGGATATCAATGCCTATAAAGATCGTGCAGCATCCTTCGTTATGAATGACTACCAGTTGATTTTTGGAGATATAGGACCACGTAACACAGAAGACGATCTGTTCTACCTTTTAGAACAGTCAGACGTAAACCAGCTTCCTGCCCTTTATCAATGCTGCGGAACAGACGACCTGTTGTTCAAAGGCAATCAGACCTTTGCCGCGCTGCTTCAAGAGAAGAATGCTGCTCTTGATTACGAGGAAAATGAAGGAGAAAGCCACACCTGGGCGTACTGGGATAAAAAAATCCAGGACGTTTTAAAGTGGCTTCCGCTCAAGCACTAA